Proteins from a single region of Vicia villosa cultivar HV-30 ecotype Madison, WI unplaced genomic scaffold, Vvil1.0 ctg.003211F_1_1, whole genome shotgun sequence:
- the LOC131640587 gene encoding uncharacterized protein LOC131640587 yields the protein MTKSEVFFSNNLSNTTKEDLAVIMGVCHVLGTGNYLRLPSMIRRSKKATFSYIKDRIWKEINSWKGRSLSKAGKELMIKSILQVIPTYVMSMYIIPDGVIDDIEKMLNSFWWGWGSNNNKGIRWMTWEKLTCSKTEGGFGFRDLKAFNMAMVAK from the coding sequence ATGACGAAGTCAGAAGTTTTCTTTAGTAACAATTTGAGTAACACGACGAAAGAAGACCTTGCAGTTATTATGGGAGTCTGTCATGTTCTGGGCACTGGCAATTATTTGAGGCTGCCCTCGATGATCAGAAGGAGTAAAAAAGCTACgttttcttatattaaagatcGTATATGGAAAGAGATAAATTCTTGGAAGGGGCGATCTTTATCCAAAGCGGGAAAAGAATTGATGATCAAATCAATCTTACAGGTAATTCCGACATATGTTATGAGTATGTATATTATTCCTGATGGAGTGATTGATGATATTGAGAAAATGTTGAATTCTTTTTGGTGGGGGTGGGGGAGTAATAATAACAAGGGAATAAGATGGATGACATGGGAGAAGCTTACTTGTTCTAAGACGGAGGGTGGATTTGGGTTCCGTGACTTAAAAGCTTTTAACATGGCGATGGTGGCTAAATAG